One region of Polynucleobacter sp. MWH-Aus1W21 genomic DNA includes:
- a CDS encoding polyprenyl synthetase family protein — protein sequence MPSTVKTNDLSQILAPIALDFKALDEVIRQRLASKVALIDQISTYIIQAGGKRVRPALLMLVAKSLANGKETPHILEMSAVVEFIHTATLLHDDVVDESTLRRGRETANAAFGNAASVLVGDFLYSRAFQMMVGPNDLRVMQILSDATNTIAEGEVLQLLNMNDPEVDEASYLQVIRYKTAKLFEASTELGAILANATDAQREQAAAFGRHIGTAFQLMDDLLDYTANAVQMGKNAGDDLREGKPTLPLIYLLENGTNEEQLLVRAAIEQNQDLPQDVFAQILAAVQNSGALDYTQAAAKREADLALSYLKDFPENPASQALEALCAYSLTRQT from the coding sequence ATGCCTAGCACTGTCAAAACCAATGACTTAAGCCAAATCCTGGCCCCAATTGCCTTAGATTTCAAGGCCTTAGATGAGGTTATCCGTCAGCGTTTGGCCTCAAAAGTGGCCTTAATTGACCAAATTTCGACCTATATCATCCAGGCAGGCGGCAAACGGGTGAGACCCGCACTTTTGATGCTGGTGGCCAAATCCTTAGCCAACGGTAAAGAAACCCCCCACATATTGGAGATGTCCGCTGTAGTTGAGTTCATCCACACCGCCACCCTCCTTCATGATGACGTAGTCGATGAATCCACCCTCAGAAGAGGTCGTGAGACTGCTAATGCGGCTTTTGGCAATGCCGCCAGTGTTTTGGTAGGAGATTTTTTGTATTCCAGAGCCTTCCAGATGATGGTGGGCCCAAATGATCTTAGAGTGATGCAAATCCTATCGGATGCAACCAATACGATTGCTGAGGGTGAAGTCCTGCAACTCTTAAATATGAATGATCCAGAAGTAGACGAAGCTAGCTACCTACAAGTTATTCGCTATAAAACGGCTAAGCTATTCGAAGCCTCTACCGAGTTAGGCGCCATTCTTGCAAACGCTACTGATGCACAACGCGAACAAGCTGCTGCATTTGGGCGTCATATCGGCACCGCTTTTCAGTTAATGGATGATCTTCTTGATTACACCGCCAATGCTGTACAAATGGGGAAAAATGCTGGCGATGATTTGCGTGAAGGCAAACCAACCTTGCCACTCATTTACTTATTAGAAAATGGCACTAACGAAGAACAACTTTTAGTGCGCGCAGCAATTGAGCAAAACCAGGATTTACCACAAGATGTTTTTGCACAAATTTTGGCTGCAGTGCAAAACTCTGGTGCGCTAGATTACACGCAAGCAGCGGCTAAACGTGAAGCAGATCTAGCTCTATCTTATCTCAAAGACTTCCCTGAAAACCCCGCTAGTCAGGCGCTAGAAGCACTCTGCGCCTATTCTCTTACGAGGCAGACTTAA
- the rpmA gene encoding 50S ribosomal protein L27, protein MAQKKGGGSTRNGRDSESKRLGVKVFGGEHINAGSIIIRQRGTRVHPGANVGIGKDHTLFALIDGQVEFGVKGALKKAQVSVLPRS, encoded by the coding sequence ATGGCACAGAAAAAAGGCGGCGGCTCAACACGAAATGGCCGCGACTCAGAATCGAAACGCTTAGGCGTTAAGGTATTTGGCGGCGAGCATATTAATGCTGGCAGCATCATCATTCGTCAACGTGGCACACGTGTTCATCCAGGTGCAAACGTTGGTATTGGTAAAGATCACACTTTGTTTGCCTTGATTGACGGACAAGTGGAATTCGGCGTTAAGGGTGCTTTGAAGAAAGCCCAAGTTTCAGTCCTGCCTCGTTCATAA
- the rplU gene encoding 50S ribosomal protein L21, whose protein sequence is MYAVIKTGGKQYKVAAGEKLKIEQIPAEIGSEITLDQVLAVGEGASLKLGDPLVNGAAVMATVVSQGRHDKVTIFKMRRRKHYQKHQGHRQNFTEILINTIKA, encoded by the coding sequence ATGTACGCGGTCATAAAAACCGGTGGCAAACAGTATAAAGTTGCTGCAGGCGAAAAATTGAAAATAGAACAGATACCAGCGGAAATCGGCAGCGAAATCACTCTTGACCAAGTCCTCGCCGTTGGCGAAGGCGCTTCACTGAAATTAGGTGATCCATTGGTTAATGGTGCAGCTGTGATGGCCACTGTCGTCTCCCAGGGACGTCACGATAAAGTGACAATCTTTAAGATGCGCCGTCGCAAGCATTATCAAAAGCACCAAGGCCATCGTCAGAATTTCACTGAAATTTTGATCAACACGATTAAAGCCTAA